A portion of the Lolium rigidum isolate FL_2022 chromosome 1, APGP_CSIRO_Lrig_0.1, whole genome shotgun sequence genome contains these proteins:
- the LOC124655834 gene encoding glycolipid transfer protein 3-like — translation MEREREKMERERAKMESGKSELRLAMEELCLLSSRDAEDHQQEQEQEQQQRSSTMDLLCVSKQLLHVLDEIGPTLLVLRQDIQQNIQRLEDLHARDPSKYAILTAIVTEEVEEGMSKKANSCTRATIWLSRSMNFSLHLLESLLKNPETSLKVIVEEAYKITLKPYHGWISSAAYRVALELIPDREIFIQLLMGNCQDPEDFAGDVMIFISIVQPLLEEINTILVKHKLDRLKST, via the exons ATGGAGAGAgaaagggagaagatggagagagaAAGGGCGAAGATGGAGAGCGGCAAGTCAGAGCTGAGGTTGGCCATGGAGGAGCTCTGCTTGCTCAGCTCGAGAGATGCGGAGGATCATCAGCAGGAGCAAGAGCAAGAGCAGCAGCAGAGGTCATCCACCATGGACCTCCTCTGTGTCTCCAAGCAGCTTCTCCATGTCCTTG ATGAGATTGGGCCAACATTACTAGTCCTAAGGCAAGACATTCAGCAAAACATTCAG AGATTAGAAGATCTGCATGCGAGAGACCCTTCCAAATATGCGATCTTGACGGCGATTGTgacagaagaagtagaggaagggaTGTCAAAGAAGGCTAACAGTTGCACCAGGGCTACTATCTGGCTGTCTAG GTCCATGAATTTCTCATTACATTTGCTGGAGAGTTTATTGAAGAACCCAGAGACAAGCCTGAAAGTGATTGTGGAAGAAGCATACAAAATCACCCTAAAGCCATACCATGGATGGATTTCATCAGCTGCTTACAGG GTAGCGTTGGAGCTCATTCCAGACAGAGAGATCTTCATTCAGTTGTTGATGGGGAACTGCCAGGATCCTGAAGATTTTGCAGGAGATGTCATGATCTTTATCTCCATTGTCCAGCCTCTGCTTGAGGAGATCAATACCATTTTG GTTAAGCACAAACTGGACAGGCTGAAATCTACCTGA